In the genome of Cronobacter malonaticus LMG 23826, one region contains:
- the rbsK gene encoding ribokinase translates to MKSAGQLVVLGSINADHILNLEAFPAPGETVTGSQYQVAFGGKGANQAVAAGRSGADIAFIACVGEDDIGERIRQQLSRDNIDVSPVSAVAGESTGVALIFVNGEGENVIGIHAGANAALTPERVNEQREKIANARALLMQLESPVESVIAAARIAHENQTTVILNPAPARALSDELLALVDIITPNETEAEKLTGVKVSDDESAAQAAAVLHQKGIETVIITLGSRGVLLSVNGEGQRVPGFSVKAVDTIAAGDTFNGALMTALLEGTPMLKAIRFAHAAAAIAVTRPGAQPSVPWRDEIDAFLQAQG, encoded by the coding sequence ATGAAAAGCGCTGGCCAACTCGTCGTTCTCGGCAGTATCAATGCCGATCATATCCTTAACCTTGAAGCCTTCCCTGCGCCGGGTGAGACCGTCACCGGCAGCCAGTATCAGGTGGCGTTCGGCGGTAAAGGCGCCAACCAGGCCGTCGCGGCCGGGCGCAGCGGCGCGGATATCGCGTTTATCGCTTGTGTGGGTGAGGATGATATCGGCGAGCGTATCCGCCAGCAGCTTTCACGCGACAATATTGATGTCTCGCCTGTCAGCGCCGTTGCGGGCGAATCGACCGGCGTGGCGCTCATTTTCGTCAATGGCGAAGGTGAAAACGTGATCGGCATTCACGCTGGCGCGAATGCGGCGTTAACGCCCGAGCGCGTTAATGAACAGCGGGAAAAAATCGCCAACGCCCGCGCGCTGCTGATGCAGCTGGAATCGCCGGTGGAAAGCGTTATCGCCGCCGCGCGCATCGCGCATGAAAATCAGACCACCGTGATTCTTAACCCGGCGCCCGCCCGCGCGCTTTCTGACGAGCTGTTGGCGCTGGTGGATATCATTACCCCGAATGAAACTGAAGCCGAAAAGCTGACCGGCGTGAAAGTCTCTGATGATGAGAGTGCCGCGCAGGCCGCGGCGGTGCTGCATCAAAAAGGCATTGAAACGGTCATCATTACGCTCGGCAGCCGCGGCGTGTTGCTGAGCGTTAACGGCGAAGGGCAGCGCGTGCCCGGCTTTAGCGTCAAAGCCGTCGATACCATCGCCGCTGGCGATACCTTTAACGGCGCGCTGATGACGGCGCTGCTGGAAGGCACGCCGATGCTTAAGGCTATTCGCTTTGCCCATGCGGCCGCGGCAATCGCCGTGACGCGCCCTGGCGCGCAGCCCTCTGTACCGTGGCGCGATGAGATTGACGCCTTCTTACAGGCACAGGGGTAA
- the rbsC gene encoding ribose ABC transporter permease yields MTTQTVATRRFFTKAWLMEQKSLIALLVLIAIVSTLSPNFFTVNNMLNILQQTSVNAIMAVGMTLVILTSGIDLSVGSLLALTGAVAASLVGIEVNALVAVAAALALGAAIGAVTGVIVAKGRVQAFIATLVMMLLLRGVTLQYTNGSPVSTGFNDNADLFGWFGIGRPLGVPTPVWIMALVFLVTWYVLHHTRLGRYIYALGGNEAATRLSGISVNKIKIIVYSLSGLLASLAGVIEVARLSSAQPLAGAGYELDAIAAVVLGGTSLAGGKGRIVGTLIGALILGFLNNSLNLLGVSPYYQMIVKAVVILLAVLVDNKKQ; encoded by the coding sequence ATGACTACCCAGACCGTTGCGACTCGTCGCTTTTTTACAAAAGCGTGGCTGATGGAGCAAAAGTCGCTGATAGCCCTGCTGGTGCTGATTGCGATTGTCTCCACACTGAGCCCGAATTTCTTTACCGTTAACAATATGCTGAACATTCTCCAGCAGACGTCGGTGAACGCCATCATGGCGGTCGGGATGACGCTGGTGATCCTTACCTCGGGTATCGATCTGTCCGTCGGTTCCCTGCTGGCGCTAACCGGGGCGGTCGCCGCCTCGCTCGTCGGCATCGAGGTCAACGCGCTGGTGGCGGTGGCTGCCGCCCTCGCGCTTGGCGCGGCTATCGGCGCAGTGACCGGCGTGATTGTGGCGAAGGGCCGCGTACAGGCGTTTATCGCCACGCTGGTGATGATGCTGCTGCTGCGCGGGGTGACGCTTCAGTACACCAACGGCAGCCCGGTCAGTACGGGGTTTAATGACAACGCCGATCTGTTTGGCTGGTTCGGTATTGGCCGCCCGCTGGGCGTCCCGACGCCAGTGTGGATCATGGCGCTGGTGTTCCTGGTGACCTGGTATGTGCTGCATCACACCCGTCTGGGCCGCTATATCTATGCGCTGGGCGGTAACGAGGCGGCGACGCGTCTGTCTGGCATTAGCGTTAATAAAATCAAAATCATCGTTTATTCACTGTCGGGTCTGCTGGCGTCGCTGGCGGGCGTGATAGAAGTGGCGCGTCTCTCTTCGGCGCAGCCGCTGGCGGGCGCGGGTTATGAGCTGGACGCCATCGCGGCGGTCGTGCTCGGCGGCACCAGTCTTGCCGGCGGTAAAGGTCGCATTGTTGGGACGCTGATCGGCGCGCTGATCCTCGGTTTCCTGAATAATAGTCTGAACCTCTTAGGTGTTTCTCCCTATTACCAGATGATCGTCAAAGCAGTGGTCATTTTGCTGGCGGTGCTGGTGGATAACAAAAAGCAGTAA
- the rbsR gene encoding ribose operon transcriptional repressor RbsR: MKDVARLAGVSTSTVSHVINKDRFVSEAIRLRVEDAIRTLNYAPSALARSLKLNQTRTIGMLITASSNPFFSELVRGVERSCFERGYSLVLCNTDGDEQRMNRNLETLLQKRVDGLLLLCTETHQPSPAIMKRYPAIPTVMMDWSPFDGGSDVIQDNSLLGGDIATRYLIDKGYTRIACVTGPLDKTPARLRLEGYRTAMQRAGLPVAEGYEVIGDFEFAGGLRAMQSLLALPEPPQAVFMGNDAMAVGAYQALYQAGLRIPQDIALVGYDDIELASYMTPPLTTIHQPKDELGELAIDVLIHRMAQPELQQQRLQLTPVLTVRGSA; this comes from the coding sequence ATGAAAGATGTCGCCCGCCTTGCGGGTGTCTCCACTTCCACCGTCTCGCACGTCATTAATAAAGACCGCTTCGTCAGCGAGGCGATCCGCCTGCGGGTGGAGGATGCCATCAGAACGTTGAATTACGCGCCGTCAGCGCTGGCGCGCAGCCTGAAGCTCAACCAGACCCGTACCATCGGGATGCTGATCACCGCAAGCTCAAACCCCTTTTTCTCGGAGCTGGTGCGTGGCGTGGAGCGTAGCTGTTTTGAGCGTGGCTATAGCCTGGTGCTGTGTAATACCGACGGCGACGAACAGCGTATGAACCGCAATCTGGAGACGCTGCTGCAAAAACGCGTCGACGGGCTGCTGCTGCTCTGCACCGAAACGCATCAGCCTTCGCCCGCCATTATGAAGCGCTACCCGGCCATCCCTACCGTGATGATGGACTGGTCGCCTTTCGATGGCGGCAGCGACGTAATTCAGGACAATTCGCTTTTGGGCGGCGATATCGCCACGCGATATTTAATCGATAAAGGCTATACGCGTATTGCCTGTGTAACTGGCCCGCTGGATAAAACGCCGGCGCGTCTGCGCCTTGAAGGGTATCGCACCGCTATGCAGCGGGCGGGCCTGCCGGTGGCAGAAGGTTATGAAGTGATCGGCGATTTTGAATTCGCGGGCGGCCTGCGGGCGATGCAGTCGCTGCTGGCGCTGCCCGAGCCGCCGCAGGCGGTATTTATGGGAAATGACGCGATGGCGGTCGGCGCTTACCAGGCGCTTTATCAGGCTGGCCTTCGCATTCCTCAGGATATCGCGCTGGTGGGTTATGACGATATTGAGCTGGCAAGCTATATGACGCCGCCGCTGACCACTATTCATCAGCCCAAAGATGAGCTGGGCGAGCTGGCCATCGATGTGCTGATTCATCGGATGGCGCAGCCGGAGCTTCAGCAGCAGCGTTTGCAGTTAACGCCGGTGCTGACGGTGCGCGGCTCCGCTTAG
- the rbsB gene encoding ribose ABC transporter substrate-binding protein RbsB translates to MNMKKLATLVSAVALSATVSANAMAKDTIALVVSTLNNPFFVSLKDGAQKEAEKLGYELVVLDSQNNPAKELANVQDLTVRGTKLVLINPTDSDAVGNAVKMANQAKIPVITLDRMASKGEVVSHIASDNIAGGKIAGNYIAKQAGDGAKVIELQGIAGTSAARERGEGFKQAVEAHKLNVLASQPADFDRTKGLNVMQNLLTAHPDVKAVFAQNDEMALGALRALQTAGKTDVMVVGFDGTADGVKAVQDGKMSATVAQQPEQIGVIGVQTADKVLKGEKVRARIPVDLKLVIK, encoded by the coding sequence ATGAATATGAAAAAGCTGGCTACACTGGTTTCCGCCGTGGCGTTAAGCGCGACCGTCAGCGCCAACGCGATGGCGAAAGACACGATTGCTCTGGTGGTTTCAACGCTGAACAACCCGTTCTTTGTATCGCTGAAAGATGGCGCGCAGAAAGAGGCGGAAAAACTGGGTTACGAGCTGGTGGTGCTGGATTCCCAGAACAACCCGGCGAAAGAGCTGGCGAACGTGCAGGATCTGACCGTGCGCGGTACCAAACTGGTGCTGATTAACCCGACCGATTCCGACGCTGTGGGTAACGCCGTGAAGATGGCTAATCAGGCGAAAATCCCGGTCATCACCCTCGATCGTATGGCGTCGAAAGGCGAGGTAGTGAGCCATATCGCGTCTGATAACATCGCGGGCGGTAAAATCGCCGGTAACTATATTGCGAAGCAGGCCGGTGACGGCGCGAAAGTGATTGAACTGCAGGGTATCGCAGGCACCTCTGCCGCGCGCGAGCGCGGCGAAGGCTTTAAACAGGCGGTAGAAGCGCACAAGCTGAATGTACTGGCCAGCCAGCCGGCAGATTTTGACCGTACCAAGGGTCTGAACGTGATGCAGAACCTGCTGACCGCGCATCCTGATGTGAAAGCAGTATTCGCACAGAACGACGAAATGGCGCTGGGCGCGCTGCGTGCGCTGCAAACCGCCGGTAAAACCGACGTCATGGTCGTTGGCTTCGACGGCACTGCCGACGGCGTGAAAGCCGTTCAGGATGGTAAGATGAGCGCGACCGTAGCGCAGCAGCCGGAGCAGATCGGCGTTATCGGCGTCCAGACCGCGGATAAAGTGCTGAAAGGCGAGAAAGTACGCGCCCGCATTCCGGTCGACCTGAAGCTGGTTATCAAATAA